ACCGACGTGGAGGGCGAAGTTAATGGTTTGATGACCTATGACAGACGCATTAAGCGAGTCGATGAGGAGCAGTGGAAGGCCGATATTAAAGCCCTGTATGATGCAGCAGCTGCTCGTGGTGGTGCGTCCCAGAAGAATTAATGTGGGCATGATGTACAATGTTATATATATTACTTTTATACCCCGTTATGAAACAATGTTATGATTTGATATAGTTTGGATAATGTCTGAGGAAACCAATCGTAAACACAACGCCTGAAATATCAAGTTCACGGCTACGCCGTGGCTCGACTCATAAACCAGTCAACGGCTTCTGCCACCAACTGTCCAGTCTTTTCCACCTGTCATACGTTAGGCAAAGACAGGCTTCAATGGAATGCGAGCACTCACCCACGGTGGACGTAAAATAGAGAGATGGTCCCCCTCCGCGACGCGGCAATCGATCTCGTCTAGCAATCGATCCCATCCATTCGGACCGAACGAGGTATTGCGTTGTTTCATCCATTGCTGCAGTTGACGCACTTCGTCCTTTGCTTCGACGATTACTTCAGCATCGTCATCACACTGCTCGAGACCGTGAGCTGCCCAAATAGCAAATACATGGTCTGGTCGACATCGAGAATATATAGGACCGGGGATATAATCCTGAAGAGACTCAACGCATTTGCGCATATGGTCCTTGACACGTTCCAACTCCAGAATTTTCCCGTTGTTAATGCGCTCGGCCGCTGCCATTATGCCAGTTTCCTCGAGCAATTCGACAACGGGGTTCGAAATATGACCCAAAAAATTCGGGTTCGGAGTATCAATCAGAAGAAGACCTTGAATCTTCTCACCGGACTGGAGTAACTGCTGTGCGACTTCATATGCGTGTATTCCACCTAAAGACCACCCGCCCAGCATGTATGGTCCATCCGGTTGAATCTTTCGCATAGCGTTCACGTACATAGTAGCTACCTCCTTGAACGAACAATTCCAATCAAGTGGGTTGTGACAAAATGGAGACTCGAGTCCATAAACCGCGGTGCCACGAGGCAGTGCTGGAAGCAAGGCATAAGAGGACGGTGAACCAGCGCCGTCTGACATCAAAAATAGTATCTGAGTACAGTCTATAGGGCGTCCAGATAGCAGAATCGGTCGACTGCTAAAATGCTTTCGTGCCATAGAAATGTCTGACGGAGGGGTCCGTGAGTCAGTTGGCAAGTTGTCATTCTTGGATGAGGGTGTAGAAGTGAGAATCGGGCTCATCGACGATGAAATATTCCTCGAGCCGTTGCTCGTGTTTATCCCAATCATATCTTGAATATGCCCTCGAAGAGCAGCCAAGGTAGGATAATCATCGAAAGCGGACAAAGATAGGTAGATGTTCATTTCTTCTTGAATTTTGGACACTATTGGCATTCGAAGAATGGAGTCGATGCCCAGTTCTTCGAACCTCACATTTTCGGCAACATTGCTGAAGTCCACATTCATCTCTTCTGCAATGATAGATTTGACCTTTCTGAAAACGGACTCCGCGGGTCGTAAAACCTGGAGAGACTCGATGATCGAACTCTGGTTGTCGCGGACCGTAATATCCCCTGTTGCAAGCTCTGGGGCAAATGAAGAAGCAGCCATTTTGGCAGTCGATTGTAATATCGCGTGCAATGAACTGGTCTTCATCTCTTGAAAGCGTAGGCCCGCGCACATAGCCACAATCCCATCGTCATCCAGAAGGTAAGCGTCGCCAACATACAGTCCGTGTCCCGAATGCTGCATGCGAACGTAGCTTGTCTACTGTTTCTCGGCTGATAATGAAGCAGTAATGTAAAGATCGTCCCACCCAGTCGATATATAAACGAGGCCATCAGAAACGATCGGATGCGCGTTGATGGCAAATCCTGCGAGATGAACGATTCCGTCAGCCCAGTAGGGACTAATCGTGAATTTCTCTGTCCGCACGTTTGGCGAGAACTGGACAGTTGCAGCTGCTTCGTAGTCTTCGCTATCAAGAAAAACCTCTCGAAGACTTCGGTATCGTTCTCCGTATGTTACCACCCTTGAAAAGAGCTTGTACACCATGTCCTTCAAGATGCGATGTGCAGACTCTGTTCTCGGCGGATCCGATAAGTGTTCAATTCGCGACTTGAGTAAATGTCGCGTGCGTTGCCATTCATCTTTCCATTGTGCACGCTGGCCAAACCTGACGGTACACTGTGCATGCTCCTGAGGGCACTGGTCTGTCTGTGAGTGGAAGGTGATTTCAAAACATGACTTGTCCTCCAAGTATTTGCAGTATATTTTAATATCGTGTCCTTCACAATTTTGCGGCACGATTAGTGGGCGGTTTATGCTGAGATGCATAACACTCATATCCTCTGTAACTGAGGAACATCTAATCGTCCGTTGCATGTATGAAGCCGCGCTTACAGCCATCTCCGTATAGACAGAACTTGGGCACAGACCAAGCCCATTTACACGATGGCCATCGATCGCTTGGAGCAAGGCCGTATCCGTCAAGTCCGAGACAAACGTAATTGCATGGTAGCCATTGCCGCCTGTCCGCTCCTCAATGCGATGTAAGTAAGTCGAAACGAGCCTTGGCACATTCGATGTTGTGTTTTGTGGTATCGTTGATCCCATCAGAGCCCAGTCTCCCTCATATGGAATCCAGTAACTTTGCAAATCGAACGCGTAGGTAGGCAAGTCAAGTTGCTGAAGTCTAGCCGATTGCTCTCTGAAATACTCGGGCCATCGTATATCTACACGCGCGTCGTATAAGCAGGACAAGGTATGCGTGATAGTATCCCAGCAACTTCGTCCGCGACACAGAGTAAAAAGCATTCTCTCCGGGTTCACTGACTGGATCGACCGCAACATTCCTAGACAGACCGGACTGGGACCAATTTCGAGCCACATCGCACTGTACTCATCAATCCCACGATTTCGGTAGCCTTCAACGGCCTGCAAGAATCGCACAGGCTCCCGAGATTGTCGAATTAGGTACTCTGGCCCGAATACGCCTTCCGAGTCGACTTTCTCTGCAGCGAGGGTAGATATGACAGAAATCTTAGGCGCCTGAAACTGGATGGTGGCTGTGAGACGGCGAAGGTCGGCAAGAATGGGATTTACTTGAGACGAATGAAAGGCAAAAGGCACTTCGAGCATGGTCGACCGAGTATCACCTAAGCTGTTTTTCAACGCAATGAGATGCTGCATAGGACCGCTCACAACTGTAGCTGATGGGCTGTTAATGCAGGCTATGTCACATGTGGTATACCCTGCATCGCTCAGATACTTCTCGACGGAACGGGCATCGCTTGCGATTGACAGCATGCTGTGCTCGTATGGTATGCAGTAGGTTTCCATCAAACGTGCTCGGTTCCCTACCAGAAGAATGGTGTCGTAAACCGACAATACTCCCGCAGTGCATAATGCAGCATATTCGCCTAGACTGTGTCCGATGACTATGTCCGGGGCGATGTCCCAAGACCTCCACAAATCGACAAGCGCGATCTCTAAAGCGACCAATGCTAGCTGCGTTTGTACTGATGACATACATGATATCGCTTGGCCTCCAGTACGGATGATTTCTAAGAATGACGGCAGCTGTAGACTGACGGCTATTGCATCCAGCTCGATGATTCTCTTTCTGAACATTTTGCAAGACTCGAAAAGATCTTGTGCCATTCCTGAATACTGCGATCCCTGTCCCGTGAAGAGGAAAACAATTGGCGGACGCTCCAACGGCCGATCCATTTCCGAAGATTTGTTTCTGAGGTCAGTCTCAATCTCATTAATAAGACTAATGGTATTAGTGACTCTGTAAGCCTTTCGAAAGTTGTGATGCATTCGTCTCGCAGTTGTGGTGTAAGACATGTCTTCAATACCGACTTCAGAATGGGAACGGAGATAATCCACGAGATTCCGCTTGTTGCATTCAAATGACTTCCACGATTTTGCGGATATTGTGACGACGTGATAAGAACGTGTAGTCTTGACTATGGACTTTCTACTAGGGGGAGGATCCTCAACCAGGAGGCTCGTGTTTCCACCCTGGATGGTTAATGCCAGACCAAGACGCTGTACCTGATTGCTTAACTCACCGTTGCGTTGAAGTTGTTAATAAGGATTCTCCTCTTTCCATATTTGGTATTCGGGAGAAACGGCACAGAAGACTGAGGAATGCGTATGTTCTTTTTCGATAGTGGTGGAAAGTGACGATTCAGTTGCGTAATACCAGGATGGGAAGGAATGAGATTATGCTTCAGCATCAAGATGCCCTTAATCAAAGAAGTGATACCAGCAGCCTGGATTCGATGATCAGCAACTGGTCCGCCTAGTCCGGATGAAATAGCATACTCCCTCGCCATGGCCAACATTTGATTTTACTGCACCAATGTACAATGGACTATCACGACGTTGTCCAAAGATACTTGTTACTGATTCGACTTCGGTCCTATCTCCAGCTTGGGTGCCCGTGCCATGCATTTCAATGTATTGCACATCTTCGGGCTTCAACATGGCTTTTTGTAGGACATGCTGATAAAGCCTTTGTTGCGTCGGGGAATGGGGATGCGTAATGGAAGTTGAATGGACAGAGTGATTCGTCACGATGCTTTTGATAACGGCTTCAATATTGTCACATTCCGCAATAGCACGATCCAGTCGCTTCAGCACTACTACTCCCACGCCCTCTCCGCGGCAGTATCCGTCGGCATCGTCAGAAAATGTCTTACAACCCCCAGTTGTGGAAAGAAACCCCCCTTGGCTGAGACCAGCGAACATGTGTGGACCCGACAGAATGTTTCCTCCACCAGCGAGGGCCATGTCACAGCCCCCAGTAACAAGAGCATTATATGCAAATTCAAGGGCGGCAGCACTGGATGAACATGCTGTATCAATACTGTAGGATGGTCCGTTCCATTTGAAGTGGTAATTCAAACGGCCTGGACCAAAGGCGCGCATCCCCCCGGGGATATAGTAGAGATCGATATTCTGCCCTGCATTTGTTTCGCGGTAGTCGTCGGTAGCTTGGCCAAAGAATGTCCCTATACGGCATCCTTGATTATCCGAATAACCCGCCTTTTCAAGGGCTTCGTATGCGGCCATTAAAAGAAGACGCTGTGTTGGATCGACCGTCTTCGCTTCGCGGGGTGACATATTGAACAGGTTGACATCGAATTCCCCAGGACGTGATAAGAAACATCCATATGGCGAAGTAGTAGAATTTCTGGTTCTTCCAGTCGGATCGTAATGCTTGTCGATATTTAAACGGCCCGGAGGGATCTGTCTGCATCAGTTTTAAGCCACAAACTGGTAACCCTAAGAAGAAGTTTCAACCTTCGTGTGCATATCGCGTCCTTTGCTGATGGTCTCCCAAAACTCATCAAGATCCTCGCCTCCAGGGAATCGACCTGCCATACCAATTATAGCAACATCATTTGGATTATTGCGGATGGGGCATTCTGTCTCCTCTATAAGGTGAGGAGCCTCAATGGTGTCTACTCCTTCTTGAGACAAAGCCCGACAAAGTGTTTTGTTCAAATTCGTTGGCCCAATACCTGAGACAATAGCGGTCTCTCCTCGACAGAACTTCCTGACTGATTGAAGAGAGTTGTCCCACGATATTGGAGTTTGGAATATATCTTTGAGAATACAGCCGAGAACTTGGTGTAATGACCGCGCATCATACAGCTCTCCAGAGGTGGTCGATACCAGGTTCACTTTCTCTCTGATGGGCAAGTCTGGAACCTCTGCGCACCGGACCGTATTATTCAAATCCGGTTTCGGTAGATGTGATGCATGATATGCCGCAGTAATTGGTAACCTCATCGGAATCTCGTGGACATGGCTGCGGAAATGGTTTGCTACCAATTCTAACGTTGAGGGTGGACCACTAATGCTGACGAAAGTGTCTACTTCCGCACTAATGTATGCTTGTTTGTGCGAAGGATGAGACTTCCAAATCAGCTCAAGTATGACGGCATTATACGGGATGATCTCTTACATTATTGGATTGAAACTTCTTTAGTTCTTCTCGGACAGTTCCTGCGCTGATATTGGACACCACCATTGTCCAACTGTCGCTGGATGGCTCGACAGCCCATGAGCGTCGATGTGCTTCAAGAGACAGACACAAGGAGAGCGAAACGATTACCGGGGCTAGTTTTAGTAGCTGTTTAGCGGATGTTGCCGTTGCAGCAGCTGCTGCAGGAAGCAACCCGGTGCAGAATCCAAGAAGGTGAATAAAGGTAGACGTATTGAGTACGCTCGGGTCATTTTCGACTAGACTACATTGATCAAAGTTTCAGAAGAACCGTCTTTCTGTTATTGACTGCCCTGAAGCTTACAGTATGAGGGATCCGAGTTGAGCAGTACAATGAAGGACGCCTGAGACAACCGCATCCTTGTGATGAGTATATCTTTCTACCAGGCTCGAGAAGGATTCAAATTGTCGAAGTAGTCCGTGCTCTGCTATCGTCACCGGTGTCCACTGGAATCGCAGTCTTTGCTCAGTCCTTTCAAAGAACTGATATAGCACCGGGGAATCTTGCGCCTGTCGTTGCAATTGCTTGATTGTTGAACACGGATTTGCGGATTGGTCACCAAATACTAGCAGGCGATGAGGCGTCATTTCGACCTATATCGCAGACCGCGGATATGAGACGAGGAATACAGGTGGGAACACAAGGTCTTTAAAACGAAGCACAGCAAGCTTATTAAGTAAACGGCTTTAGCATATCGGTAAGTGGGCAAAGATAAAGGGTTGAAGACAAGCCATCGCACTTACGTACACCAAAGACATCAACGTCAGCGACGTCGTTCAGCAACAGGGGTCTCTTCTGTGGCTGGATGATGTTTCAATGTCGGCTAGCTGGGATGGCCTGGTCATACTTCCCACTATCTCACTTCTACTACCTATCGGAAATGCCAATCGGGGTCCTTCGAACGACGATGATTTTCGATAGTCAATGGAAAAGTTCGAAACACCCCGATTGGGGCTATCACCCCTAATATCGTGCATAGGGAAGGGATCACCTGTTGCGGTGGAAGCAGGCAATTGGTCAAATCAGAAGGCCCGCCTAGATCGACGTTTCACGGAAACATGCAATCCTAGAGGAAGTCGACTGCTGTGCAACACATGACGACTAACGGTTGCAAGTGAGTTTCTTTCACTTGAAGCAGGATGCGTATTCGGAACATTAGTTGCAATATCACATAAACAAGTTGCCGATAACATACCGCGAGGTACAGGCTGCTCTCAGTATTGCCTACAGGACCGTGGTGATCATCACCTAACCTGATGTCGAAGAGCTCATCATGACGGATTGCATCACAAGCTATCCGGCTCAAACGCGTGGTTATGCTAGGAATGTTGGCTCAAATTCGCGACGCGTATTGTCGTGCAAAAGCTCTCGCTATTCCTCAAACCATGCCCCTAACTGACCTATCAGCGACCAGCCTGATATGGAAAGCTGTTGGTGCTGCTTATACTATGAACGAAGAGACGTGTCTCGTAAGATTAGCTGGACACGAAAGAATCAGAGATAGGTGGCGATTGTCTGCCACATGAGCAGACCACATTTTTCATCTTTCCGAATTCAGGTGGAGGTGGGCAGTCGATTGAAGTGTGAATTGACAAGGCGAGGCTAGCCGTTCCAGGGAGAAGGGGACAGAGGTGGCCATGGCGGCAGGTGGTGTAAGCCATTTCCTCTTCAGGAAAAAGTACTTCGCCTCACCATTTCCGCGACACTCTCGTCCTATACGAATCTCTTCATGAAATAGCATTCCATACAGAGAATGCGGCGGCAGGATTTATTCCGGAAACATTTCAAGACCTCGTTGACAAAGGTCAACACTTATTATTCTCCCGTTATACCACCGGGGTTTCGCATTCACGTCACAGTGACGGTTGGCAAGAACTCGAGGGGACCGTGGATAATAATTCAACTCGACCAAGGTCTTCGGAGTATCTATTCTGTTCGATAAACACGTGGCAATGAACGCAATCATGATATGACATTAAGTGGCTGCATGGcaaatatatatttgtttTATGCGTCGTCTACAACTTCTTTGCAGAACACTGAAAAGTATACCAACACTCCAATATCAATAAAGTATCTCGCTTCAAGACTTCAAAATGGAAAACATGGATACCATCCAATTCCGCCATCGGATCAATGCCAGACGGCGGGATGGACAGCCGCTTAGAGACGACGAAATCAACTTCATCACCAGCCAAAGCACAGACCTGGCCGGCTCACCGGGTATGTCCTTAGAAATTGATGTATTCCTTTGTTGGTACTGACAATGATAGACACAAAATACCCAGAGCAGGTCCAGTGGGCAGCTAAAGCCGAGCAGGTATTGAGCAAACCTGCGAATGAGATCTCAACCGACGATGCAAAGAATGTGACAGCGAAGGAGGTACATCTCAACATTCCTTATAGTATGGCATCACACTAACTCTTACAGGCTCATGCTTTTGACACACTCCCGGCCCTGGGATCCGTGGCTTCTCATATACAGTCGGTGGCCGATAAAAATACAAAGTCATAGGTGCATAGCGGTGCAGGTGATATAGCCTTGATGAATGCTATTTCCGTTTCAAATGCCGTCAAGCCCAGCCCTTGTAGCTGCAGGATGGTCCTCCATTTCAGCGTGCCTAACCGAGCGTAGTCTCATGGTCGTTCGGGTATACTAAACTTTGCTTCTGGTTCCCCGCAAATAGATGGCGGAGGGAATTCCGCTGAACAAATAGCTATTGAGAGATGTAAGTGCTAGTTTGTGGACTCCTGTGTGGTATTGTTGGCATCAGGCTATGTTGTTGTTAATAAATACATGAATGTAAGCCATTGTTAACCTTCCTCAAGAACCACGAACATCAATGTCACCGTCTTTATTAACCGATCCAGATACGGAAATCAATCAAAGTCAACGAACCTTCCAAATATGGCTCTCCTTTCCAGTATTGTCGCGTTTGCTAATGGGTATATCTTGGGTCTGATCATTGTTGGCATCCTTATCCACCCCACACGCAACTATTTCACTCCAGGTGCTGTCGCTGTTCCGGGCCCTTTCACTGCTAAGCCTTCAAGCATTTGGAGATTCGTTTACGTAGCTCGAGATCGTCCGGATATTACATTATATAAGTTGCACAATAAATATGGTGACTATGTCTAAATCGGGTCAAATGTAGTCAGCGTAACGGAATCCTGATGTCTGGAAGACAATATACGGGATCAACAAGGGCTTCTGTAAGATTAGAAAAACCAATCCGAAGTCTTATCCCTCAAGCTAATAGTGTAGACAAACTTCTATCGTGCCAAACAACAACTTGCCAATGGGAAAACGAACGGGGATCATTACCCAGTGTCTCCAAAGAGACCCGTGAGCGTATCTTTgggaaggggaaaaaagGTTGGATGGCATGAAAGCACATCTAGTCTCCGGGGCCTGTTTGGTAGCAAGGAAGGACAGTTATTTGACCTAGATCAAGATGTGATGATGTCGGGATCGAGCACCACCGATACCCAGTACGTCTGCTATCGCGCATCATCGCAGCTTTGAAGAACCCGTTGGGGTTTGAACGATGCTGTGCGGAGTTTGGTATAACAGGCCAGGATTGGGAGTTGGTGGAACGGTCCGTGGGCTCCACTGAGCTCCAGTACCTTTATATGCGTATTACCTTTATATGCTGGAACACAACATAGCCCCCGAAGACATCGAGGAATCCTCTCGCGACTGGCCAGAATCCTGGATTCCTACGAAGGATTTCCAAGAAAAGATTACCACGGGTAATGTCAAGCAGAAATGGTCGAGGGTCACTGGAGACGACGCGGTAGCCAGTGGCCGTCTGCCAAAGAAGTCGTCTCGTGCACAGAAGGAGCAGGAATATCGCAAAAGAATCCAGAGTCAGTAAAACAAGACAGGAGAGGTCCCAAGCGAAAGGGCGCTTGCTGGAGACAACTCTTCGATCCTGGGgcccaagaaaaagagactCCCAgagctgccggcgatgagaATGTCATCAACGCACTTATCGCTCTGCTCCTAGACCAAAGCTCCAAAATGTGCCGGCAGTTCGATGCTCATTGGACCATTGATCAGATTCACCTTGAGGCGAATATTGGAGAGAAGAGGTCGTTGTGTGTTGACACGGACCGCAGATTGAGGACCAATTTTGTAATTTCTAAAGAACTTCAGCTTGGTCTTACTGTTCACGTAAGCTTTAATACACAGATTTCTCGAAGCTTCGTCGCAACTATGCAGAACAGTATCTAAGGCACGTAACATGGGACTACCTATATAACTCCTGTCTTATCTTTTCTCATGCCCCCTCAGGTCATACCTCGACGCCCTTGACATATAGGCAACGTCCCTTCCAGCAAGCAGAGTCGAAGGATGCCGTACTAGCTTGTGACTGACACGCCAGACTATACAGGATTAATGTCAATTACAGAGTAGGAATAGGATCAAGTACGGCAGTGCTAACTACAGCGAAAAACCTGGCCAAGCCTTGAATCATAAGTCATTGTCGAATTTAGATAGAGTAAGAGGTTATAATTGCAAATCATCGTCCTTAAAAAAAATCCATGAATGCGTTTGCCGCCTGCGACAGGCTTTGAATCTGATTCAATTTGATGAGCGGCATGAGTGTGCATTGgcaggggaagaagggtgtCCGCTGAAGTTCGTTGTTTGTTTCTGGTTTTCTAATAGGTGGCTCACTGCTGTTTCCCAGTCACTAAGGGCATTGGACGAGGATATAGCATCTGGATGATCTAAGCCCAATACTTTGTTGCGGAGGTCTGCACATTTCTTGATAAGAGTTAAGGCATCTGGGATCTTTCCCAGTTGTTTCAAAGTATAGGCAAGGTTGTGCATGCCGTTCAGAGTGGAGGGATGCTCTGGCCCCAGCACCTGTTTCCGGGTCTCCATCACCTTCATGTCCAGCTCTTCGGCCTCCTTCCATCGTCCTTGGTTTCGGTATGTTGATGCGAGGTTGTACATGCTGGTCAGAGTGGAGGGATGCTCTGGCCCCAGCACCTGTTTTTAGGTCTCCATCACCTGCATGAGCAGCTCTTCTGCCTCCTTCCATCGTCCTTGGTTTCCGTATGTTAATGCGAGGTTGTGCATGCTGGTCAGAGTATCAGGATGCTCTGGCCCCAGCACCTGTTTCCGGGTCCTCATCACCTTCATGTCTAGCTCTTCGGCCTCCTTCCATCGTCCTTGATTCCAGTATGTTGATGCGAGGTTTGTGACGACTCATATGTGACAGCTTATATATGACGGCCTAACACTGCAGCAAGAGATGATACATCACGAATGCTGCTACTCAGACATGTCGTCAACAATCTCTATAAAAACCCCTTCATTATccagatagatttcctcttctctcttcttcttcagattcgatattctcgtcgatggctacaatagtctagataggaattcagttcgttatttatctactattccgagcccgtgacataatatcgaatctcgcccttttttttttcttaacACGTTTGCTTCATTGGTTCGATCCAGTAATCGTGGAACCATAGCAGCGTGTCCCCCATACCGATCGACTGAAGAAACCGAATTGATACCGATAACCGATTGATACAACGACCTTCGCCAACATGCCTCGCACGAGAAACACTGTTGCCCCTACTGGAGGCAACCGAAATGAGACGAACGATAATGATACCGGCCAAGAAAACCGACAGAACCCcatcttcattgatgatgatgaggatgaagaacaACGTATGGTGACTTTGGAGGAGTTCTTGCAATACGCCTCTGAAGAGCCTGAATGGTTATATGATAAGCTTCAAGTGACTCACAAACGATATG
This sequence is a window from Aspergillus chevalieri M1 DNA, chromosome 5, nearly complete sequence. Protein-coding genes within it:
- a CDS encoding putative secondary metabolism biosynthetic enzyme (COG:I;~EggNog:ENOG410PG86;~InterPro:IPR009081,IPR036736,IPR029058,IPR001031;~PFAM:PF00550,PF00975;~antiSMASH:Cluster_5.1;~go_function: GO:0016788 - hydrolase activity, acting on ester bonds [Evidence IEA];~go_process: GO:0009058 - biosynthetic process [Evidence IEA]), with amino-acid sequence MAASSFAPELATGDITVRDNQSSIIESLQVLRPAESVFRKVKSIIAEEMNVDFSNVAENVRFEELGIDSILRMPIVSKIQEEMNIYLSLSAFDDYPTLAALRGHIQDMIGINTSNGSRNISSSMSPILTSTPSSKNDNLPTDSRTPPSDISMARKHFSSRPILLSGRPIDCTQILFLMSDGAGSPSSYALLPALPRGTAVYGLESPFCHNPLDWNCSFKEVATMYVNAMRKIQPDGPYMLGGWSLGGIHAYEVAQQLLQSGEKIQGLLLIDTPNPNFLGHISNPVVELLEETGIMAAAERINNGKILELERVKDHMRKCVESLQDYIPGPIYSRCRPDHVFAIWAAHGLEQCDDDAEVIVEAKDEVRQLQQWMKQRNTSFGPNGWDRLLDEIDCRVAEGDHLSILRPPWVEKTGQLVAEAVDWFMSRATA
- a CDS encoding type I iterative PKS (COG:I;~EggNog:ENOG410PG86;~InterPro:IPR016036,IPR030918,IPR016035,IPR001227, IPR014043,IPR016039,IPR018201,IPR020807,IPR042104, IPR014030,IPR014031,IPR020841;~PFAM:PF14765,PF00109,PF02801,PF00698;~SMCOG1022:Beta-ketoacyl synthase;~antiSMASH:Cluster_5.1;~go_function: GO:0004315 - 3-oxoacyl-[acyl-carrier-protein] synthase activity [Evidence IEA];~go_function: GO:0016740 - transferase activity [Evidence IEA];~go_function: GO:0016746 - transferase activity, transferring acyl groups [Evidence IEA];~go_process: GO:0006633 - fatty acid biosynthetic process [Evidence IEA]), whose amino-acid sequence is MSPREAKTVDPTQRLLLMAAYEALEKAGYSDNQGCRIGTFFGQATDDYRETNAGQNIDLYYIPGGMRAFGPGRLNYHFKWNGPSYSIDTACSSSAAALEFAYNALVTGGCDMALAGGGNILSGPHMFAGLSQGGFLSTTGGCKTFSDDADGYCRGEGVGVVVLKRLDRAIAECDNIEAVIKSIVTNHSVHSTSITHPHSPTQQRLYQHVLQKAMLKPEDVQYIEMHGTGTQAGDRTEVESVTSIFGQRRDSPLYIGAVKSNVGHGEGAAGITSLIKGILMLKHNLIPSHPGITQLNRHFPPLSKKNIRIPQSSVPFLPNTKYGKRRILINNFNATGGNTSLLVEDPPPSRKSIVKTTRSYHVVTISAKSWKSFECNKRNLVDYLRSHSEVGIEDMSYTTTARRMHHNFRKAYRVTNTISLINEIETDLRNKSSEMDRPLERPPIVFLFTGQGSQYSGMAQDLFESCKMFRKRIIELDAIAVSLQLPSFLEIIRTGGQAISCMSSVQTQLALVALEIALVDLWRSWDIAPDIVIGHSLGEYAALCTAGVLSVYDTILLVGNRARLMETYCIPYEHSMLSIASDARSVEKYLSDAGYTTCDIACINSPSATVVSGPMQHLIALKNSLGDTRSTMLEVPFAFHSSQVNPILADLRRLTATIQFQAPKISVISTLAAEKVDSEGVFGPEYLIRQSREPVRFLQAVEGYRNRGIDEYSAMWLEIGPSPVCLGMLRSIQSVNPERMLFTLCRGRSCWDTITHTLSCLYDARVDIRWPEYFREQSARLQQLDLPTYAFDLQSYWIPYEGDWALMGSTIPQNTTSNVPRLVSTYLHRIEERTGGNGYHAITFVSDLTDTALLQAIDGHRVNGLGLCPSSVYTEMAVSAASYMQRTIRCSSVTEDMSVMHLSINRPLIVPQNCEGHDIKIYCKYLEDKSCFEITFHSQTDQCPQEHAQCTVRFGQRAQWKDEWQRTRHLLKSRIEHLSDPPRTESAHRILKDMVYKLFSRVVTYGERYRSLREVFLDSEDYEAAATVQFSPNVRTEKFTISPYWADGIVHLAGFAINAHPIVSDGLVYISTGWDDLYITASLSAEKQ
- a CDS encoding uncharacterized protein (COG:I;~EggNog:ENOG410PG86;~InterPro:IPR014030,IPR032088,IPR016039;~antiSMASH:Cluster_5.1;~go_function: GO:0016746 - transferase activity, transferring acyl groups [Evidence IEA]), with product MVVSNISAGTVREELKKFQSNNSHPSHKQAYISAEVDTFVSISGPPSTLELVANHFRSHVHEIPMRLPITAAYHASHLPKPDLNNTVRCAEVPDLPIREKVNLVSTTSGELYDARSLHQVLGCILKDIFQTPISWDNSLQSVRKFCRGETAIVSGIGPTNLNKTLCRALSQEGVDTIEAPHLIEETECPIRNNPNDVAIIGMAGRFPGGEDLDEFWETISKGRDMHTKVETSS
- a CDS encoding uncharacterized protein (COG:S;~EggNog:ENOG410Q1GS;~antiSMASH:Cluster_5.1), with the translated sequence MENMDTIQFRHRINARRRDGQPLRDDEINFITSQSTDLAGSPDTKYPEQVQWAAKAEQVLSKPANEISTDDAKNVTAKEAHAFDTLPALGSVASHIQSVADKNTKS
- a CDS encoding uncharacterized protein (antiSMASH:Cluster_5.1), with translation MLEHNIAPEDIEESSRDWPESWIPTKDFQEKITTGNVKQKWSRVTGDDAVASGRLPKKSSRAQKEQEYRKRIQSQ
- a CDS encoding tetratricopeptide repeat protein (COG:Z;~EggNog:ENOG410QEDU;~InterPro:IPR011990;~PFAM:PF13374,PF13424,PF13176;~antiSMASH:Cluster_5.1;~go_function: GO:0005515 - protein binding [Evidence IEA]) codes for the protein MYNLASTYRNQGRWKEAEELDMKVMETRKQVLGPEHPSTLNGMHNLAYTLKQLGKIPDALTLIKKCADLRNKVLGLDHPDAISSSNALSDWETAVSHLLENQKQTTNFSGHPSSPANAHSCRSSN